From Camelus dromedarius isolate mCamDro1 chromosome 12, mCamDro1.pat, whole genome shotgun sequence, the proteins below share one genomic window:
- the LOC105093970 gene encoding NADH-cytochrome b5 reductase 2: protein MFGVSFRDPSLLLAITVIGVTVLLLALKNMNFKRRHPITLQDPETKYPLPLIEKEQISHNTRRFRFGLPSPDHALGLPVGNYVHLLAKIDDVLVIRAYTPVSSDDDLGFVDLIIKIYFKNVHPNHPEGGKMTQYLENMKIGDTILFRGPSGRLFYQGSGKFAIKPYKMSEPENKLVHHLGMIAGGTGITPMLQLIRCITKKPSDRTRMSLIFANQTEEDILMRKELEEVARTHPKQFKLWYTLDRPPVGWKYSSGFITEDMIKEHLPPPGRSTFILVCGPLALIQTAAHPNLEKLGYTKDMIFTY from the exons GACCCGTCCCTGCTCCTCGCCATTACTGTTATTGGGGTCACTGTGCTCCTGTTGGCCCTGAAGAACATGAACTTCAAGAGGAGACATCCCATCACCTTACAGGACCCTGAAACCAAGTACCCTCTGCCCTTGATTGAGAAAGAG caAATCAGTCACAACACCCGGAGGTTCCGCTTTGGACTGCCATCACCAGACCATGCCTTAGGGCTTCCTGTAG GTAACTATGTTCATCTCTTGGCCAAAATTGATGATGTTTTGGTGATCAGGGCTTATACGCCTGTGTCCAGTGATGATGATCTTGGCTTTGTGGACTTAATCATAAAG ATCTACTTCAAAAATGTACACCCTAATCATCCAGAAGGGGGGAAGATGACTCAGTACTTGGAGAACATGAAAATTGGGGACACCATCCTTTTTCGAGGGCCATCTGGGCGCCTTTTCTATCAGGGGTCAG GGAAGTTTGCCATCAAGCCGTACAAAATGAGTGAGCCTGAAAATAAACTGGTCCATCACCTGGGAATGATTGCTGGGGGCACAG GGATCACGCCCATGCTGCAGCTCATCCGCTGCATCACCAagaagcccagtgacaggacCAGGATGTCCCTCATCTTTGCCAACCAG ACAGAGGAGGATATCTTGATGAGAAAAGAGCTTGAAGAAGTTGCCAGAACCCATCCAAAGCAGTTCAAACTGTGGTACACCCTGGACAGGCCTCCTGTTG GCTGGAAGTACAGCTCAGGCTTCATTACCGAGGATATGATCAAAGAGCACCTCCCGCCTCCTGGGAGGTCCACATTCATCCTGGTATGTGGCCCACTAGCCCTGATCCAGACAGCTGCACACCCAAACCTGGAGAAACTGGGTTACACCAAGGATATGATTTTCACCTACTAA